The genome window TGGGTCTGCCAACTATTTATTGATATAGTGTCAGCAAGCACTGACATTCTGTAACGGGTTTGACGAACTTGATTTATGCCTTAAACCAGAAATAATCGCTAGTCATAAAGCTCAACAAATGCAAAGCCCAACATAAAGTTAATTCAATAGAAAATTCATCCAATGGACTCTTAGGTCGATCGCGACGTTTCTGCCGAACGGCACTCCTGACTGAGATTCTCACTTCCAATACTGATTTAGAGATTGAACTTAGAGATTTAACTTAGAGATTAAACTGAGAGACCGAACTGAGAAATTAAACTGAGAGATTGATACTGACTGAGATCCTGAAAGACTTAAACATCAGTTCTATATATTCCCCATCTGGCCCATTCTCGCTCACCTGATGGCAAGGTCAGCGTCATTTTCCAAAGCTTGCTGCGATTCTGGGGAAGATTTTTCCTGAAAGGCGAGAAATCTTGGGATAAGAGAAGGGTATTTGTCACACCCTGGTTTCGATGAGTGATTTGTGTTTATTGGCAATCAGCCTAAGCCAAGCACCCGGCCAGCGCACCGATCGCCCGATCGTGCCGCCCTCCAGCCACTTGCAGGCGTCTCGCCCCGCTTCCCGGTCAACTTCCCCGAAAAAAGTGGTTGCTCAGCCTAGGGTACAGCAAGAGTTGGCCCCACAGCCCGAGTTTTCACGATCGCCGGATGTTCCGATGAAATCCCCTGCGGCTCTGCCCTCCAAGGCGACACCCAACCAACCAGCCGGGGCCAAACTGAAAACGCTGCCCCTAAAAACGGCGTCACGGCAACCGGCAGGCTCAAAAACAACATCGCCCAAAATTGCGATCGCGACGACGACGCAGGCACGGCTTTCGCCCCGATCGGGGATCCAACTGTATCACCAACGCTTGACCTCCCTCCGCCATGGCCGACTTTATACCCGGTTACCCGTGGATAGCTTTTATGACGTGTGGCGATCGGCCCAGGGTCAACCAACCTATCAACAATGGCGTAGGTTGCTGGCACTGGAAGCACGGGCGGTGTCTCGACGGCAGACCCCTCGGCAGCAGACCCCTCGGCAGCAGACCCCTCGGCAGCAGAATACTCGGCGAGTCATGGTGATGGTAGGGGATTCCCTCAGCCAGTGGTACCCCAGCGATTATTTGCCTAGCCAGGATATTTGGCTGAACCAGGGCATTTCCGGTGATACGACGCGGGGAATTTTGCAACGGCTAGATGATTTTTCCACGGCGCGACCCGATCGAATTTACGTCATGGCGGGGGTAAATGACGTAAAACGGGGAGCCAGCGATCGGGAAATTCTGCAAAATCTGTCGAAGATCATCACCCGGTTACAACGTCACCATCCCCAAGCGGAGATCATCGTGCAGTCCATTTTGCCGACCCGCTCCCCAATGATCCCCAACGATCGCATCGAAGTCCTGAATCAACACTTAGCCCAACTCACCGCGCAACAGGGAGTTGCCTTTTTGGATCTCTACAGTCAATTTGTCGATCGGGATGGTTACCTTCAGCAACGGTTGAGTACCGATGGCATTCACCTCAACTTGCAAGGCTACCAGGTTTGGCAAACTGCCTTAAGCCAAGCCGAACCCGCGATCGTGTCCCTCAGCAGCCCTATCAGTAACCCCGCTCGTAAACCGCCAGCCAAGGGATGAGCCTCGTGGTTTGAGCGTGCTGCCGAGCCAATAGAACGAAACTAAAACCATCAGCCGCAAAGTTACAATGTAATTTTGTATTACACTATCAATATCTCGTATTACAATAGAAACAGCCTGCGATCGCAATGACCCATTGCCAGCAGGTTGCTTTTGTATTTGGGGACATCTTCTACCTGTACAAGTTGCTTGGTACAAGTTGCTTGGTACAAGTTTTACTTAGTACAAGTTACTTAGTACGGGTTGCTGTACGAGACCCCCCCAGCCTTGAAGTTCACCATGAAATCTAAACGAGTAGTCGAGCCATGAAATTTTCTCCGAATGTTGACCGCATCATTATTTTCGATACCACTTTGCGGGATGGCGAACAGTCTCCCGGCGCTACGATGAACGTGGACGAAAAACTAGCGATCGCGCGTCAACTGGCTCGACTTGGCGTGGACGTGATTGAAGCGGGATTTGCCTTTGCCAGTCCGGGGGACTTTGAAGCGGTTAACAAAATTGCCCAAGCGATCGGGACCGAAGATGGCCCCGTGATTTGTAGCCTCGCCCGCGCCACCCAAGGGGATATTAAGGCCGCTGCGGAAGCGATCGCCCCGGCTTGTCACCGTCGGATTCACACCTTCATTGCCACCTCCGATATTCACCTGCAATACAAATTGCGCAAAACCCGCCAGGAAGTCTTGGAAATTGCGCCGGAAATGGTGGCCTATGCCAAGTCCTTTGTGGATGATGTGGAATTTTCTCCAGAAGATGCGGGTCGATCGGATCCTGAGTTTCTCTATCCTGTGCTGGAAGCGGTGATCGATGCCGGTGCCACGACGATTAATATTCCCGACACCGTGGGTTATACCACTCCGGCGGAATTTGGGGCGTTGATTAAAGGGATTAAGGAAAACGTCCGCAACATCGATCGGGCGATCATTTCCGTCCACGGTCACAACGACCTCGGCTTAGCCGTCGCGAATTTCCTGGAAGCAGTGAAAAACGGGGCGCGTCAGTTGGAATGCACGATTAACGGCATCGGCGAACGGGCGGGTAATGCCGCCTTGGAAGAACTGGTCATGGCGTTGCATGTGCGGCGGCAGTATTTCAACCCCTTCCTGGGGCGTCCGGTGGATTCCGAAGCCTCCCTAACCAATATCAATACCCGCGAAATCTACAAGACCTCCCGTTTGGTCTCCAATACCACCGGGATGTTTGTGCAGCCGAATAAGGCGATCGTAGGGGCTAATGCCTTTGCCCACGAATCCGGCATCCACCAAGACGGCGTCCTGAAAAACAAGCTGACCTATGAAATCATGGATGCTCAGTTAATCGGTTTGACGGATAACCAAATCGTTCTGGGCAAACACTCTGGCCGCAACGCCTTCCGGACTCGCTTGAGCGAACTGGGGTACGAATTGGCGGATCAAGAGTTGAATAAAGCCTTTGTCCGCTTCAAGGAACTGGCGGATAAGAAGAAAGAAATTACCGATTGGGATCTGGAGTCGATCGTCAATGACGAAACCCAACAGCCCCCGGAAATGTTCCGTCTGGAAATGGTGCAGGTGTCCTGTGGTAGCAATGCCCAACCCACCGCAACGGTGAAAGTCCGTAACCCCGATGGGACGGAACTGATGGATGCAGCGACGGGGACTGGCCCGGTGGACGCGGTGTATAAGGCGATCAATCGGGTCGTGAATGTGCCGAATCAGTTGATTGAGTTCTCAGTGCAATCGGTGACGGCAGGCATTGACGCGATCGGGGAAGTGACCATTCGCCTGAAGTACGAAGATCGCATCTTCTCCGGTCGATCGGCCAATACGGATATCATTGTGGCGTCGGCTCAGGCGTATATGAATGCTCTGAATCGGCTGTACAGTGTCTTGCAAACAGGAGACATGCACAAAACCAATGCCCAACGGGAAGCGGGTCTAGAAGCGGCTAGCGTTTAGTTCCGTGAGTCGGGCTGTGGTGAGAAACGCCTTGATTCTGCCATGCTCTCATTGATCGATCGCCCCTTAGATGATCTCTAGGGGGTATTCTTTTGTTGGGAAGTAGTCCCATCCCGGCATAATAAAGCAAGGTTTTGCCACCCTTGTCCCGTAATCCCTATTTCGCAATCCCCATTTCGCAATCCCCATTTCGCAACCACCATGCAAGACGATCTTCTCCAGCGCGAACAGCAATTCCACGACCAATGGGCTAGCACGATCGATGTGGATGGCATCCGGGTCGCGGACTACTTTGAAGCCTGTACTGCTCCGGAAAATCGCTTTATTCTGAAGCATTTGGGCGACGTGCGCGGGAAGTTACTTCTGGATCTGGGCTGTGGGGCAGGGGAAAACAGCGTTTATTTTGCCAACCTGGGCGCACGCTGTGTCGCGTCAGATTATTCCCCCGGTATGGTGGAAGTGGCGCTGAAGCTAGCTGAGAAGAATGGGGTGCAGGTGGAGGGTCGGGTGATTAATGCCATGGCGATCGACTACCCCGACAATACGTTTGACATTGTCTACGCCGCGAACCTGTTGCACCACATTCCCGATCCCCTACAAACCATTCGGGAAGTCCACCGTGTTCTGAAACCGGGGGGCAAGATGTGTTTTTGGGATCCCCTGAGACACAATCCGGTGATTAATGTCTATCGCAAAATCGCTACGGAAGTGCGAACGGAAGATGAAATGCCATTGCATATCAATATCGTGCGCGAGGTACGTCAACTCTTTTCGACCACAAAGTTTGATACCTTTTGGATCGCGACGCTGTGGATCTTTTTGCAGTTTTACCTGATTGAAAAAGTCAATCCCAACCAAGAGCGCTATTGGAAGAAGATTATCATCGAGCAGGATCGCCTCAAGCCCACCTATAGCTTCTTGGAGCGTCTAGATAGGTTTATTAAGAAGCTACCTTTGATGAAACGGATGGCTTGGAATATTGCTGTTGTGGCTACTAAATAATGGCTGCTCAATCACTCATGAGTAGTTACTAATTTAATAGCTACTAGTTGGCTCCACTTTAATAGCTACTAGTTAGCTCCACAATGTTCTGTTTTTGCTCTGTTATGACCTATGCCGAAACTGCCTTGGAAAACGATCGCAACTTACCTCTTGCTCAGTACGATCGCGCTCTTGATGCTAATTCCCCTGATCTGGTTGATTAGCACTGCGCTTAAATCCCCCACAGAAGATCTGTTCCAATTTCCACCGCAGTTTATCCCCCAACAGCCGACCCTGAGCAACTTCATTAAAGCCTGGAATGTTGATCCTAATACGCCCTTTAGTCGCTATTTTGTCAACAGCATCATTGTCTCGGTCTTAACCGTAGGATTGAACTTACTGTTCTGTTCCCTGGCGGCTTACCCCTTAGCTCGATTAACCTTTAAGGGGCAGAAGGAAATCTTTGCAGCGATCGTCGCCACGATTCTCATTCCATTTCAGATTGTGATGATTCCGCTGTTTGTTCTATCGAATCAACTGCACTTGCAAAATACCTATTTGGGCATTATTTTCCCTTCGATCGCCTCTGCCTTTGGAATTTTTCTATTGCGGCAGGCATTTCAAGGGGTGCCAAAGGAATTGGAGGAAGCGGCTAGAATGGACGGCTGCTCAGAATTGGGCATCTGGTGGAATGTTATGTTGCCCTCGGTGCGGCCCGCCTTAACGACCCTCGCAATTTTTGTCTTCATTGGAGCTTGGGGCGATTTCCTTTGGCCGTTAATCATTACCGATCGACCAGAAATGGCCACTTTACCGTTAGGCGTGGCTAAGTTGAATGGACTCACCGACAGCGATTTCCGCCTCATTGCAGCAGGATCGGTACTCTCGATCGCGCCCATTTTGGCGTTCTTCTTGGTAATGCAGAAATATATCGTACCAACCGATGCAGGTAGTGGCGTCAAAGGCTAGTCTTCTCGAATGCCCAAAGCCATCTGCACAATAAAGGGATTTCCACCGTCTTGATGGTAGCGATCGGCCCACTGGCGGATAATTTCGTCCAGTTCTTCCAACGCTCGATCAACTTTTTCCGGCGGAATATCCAATGCTTCTAACACTCGCATATACCGAGGTTGACGATCGGCCCAACCCTTTAATAACCGGAAGAAACGCGCTGTATCTTCCACCATGACATAGGTTCTTTCTTCCTCGTCATCGGGGGAATAGGACGCGCGGGTCAGTGCATAGAAAGGCATTCCCCAAGGAGACTCAATGCGGGTCACAGTACCGGAATAGAGTAAACGCCGCTTGATATGTTCTGCCAAGGCTTCACTCAAGGGCATCCGCTGTTCCCGAGGGAGTTCTTCCTGCGATCGGGAATGAAGATATTCGATTAATTCTAAAAACTGAAAGGAGTTGATCAGTTGCGCATCCGGCAAATGGGGCGGTAATTTTTGCTCTAGATGTTTCTTCTCATCGGAGGTCAGACTGCTGGACGAAATCCGCGATCGACCGGGCTGCCAAGGAAAGTTCTCCATCCAGACGTAGGGCAACTGGATCAGGTAGCGAGGTTCCTGGGAACCCAGCATTTTTAGAAGCTTGCCTTCTGTCAAGGCTTGACCGACTTCCTCTACGATCGCTTTAACTCGCTTTGGCTCAATATGATGCAAATGCCCCGTCATCCGGAGATTGCCATCTTGTTCCAAGTAAGTCATGTAGATCGCACATTTGGCCGCTGTTGCCGCAGCATCCAAAAATGCCCCGTGACGATGGCCGCCGGTTCGCATCGCACTGAATGCTAGGTACAGCATGATCTGATCCATCGCACTTGGACTAAGTAGTTTGATCAGATCGAGGTCTTTAGTCATAGGTCAGCATCTACAACGTAACAGATTTATCAGGTGAACCAATCGAGTCAAAGCGTCCATCCATCATCCTGGACAGATAATGGACAAACTATAACACCGATCTTGTAATCCGTAGAATTACAACAAGTCTCAACTTATACTAGCAACTGTTTGGGGATCCCATCGCTGATTTTGATGGGGACTTTATACCGCTGCTATCAGGGTATCCACTTAGCATACCCATTCATGTCCGGTTCATAACATTTTCTAGATTGATTGCTTAAAAACCGGGATCTGAACTGGGTAAAGTGAGTGCTCGATCGGTCTGGATGAAAGCGTAGTGCCCCCTGATTGGAAAGTACATCGCCCCTGATGGTTCTTGGCGGCCACTGGTTTGCCGCCTACGATTCGCCTACGAGTCACCTACTAATGTAGGTAACCCATTGTAGCCAACCCGTTATAACCAACCCGTTATAGCTAACCTGTAACAGCCAACCTGTAACAGCTAATCCGTTAATAAACTACTTGATCAAACAACTATATCCATTGCCTCCGGTCAAGCAACCTGAGATCAAAAAGCCAAGAAATTCAGGGCTGTTAATCATAAAACTTGTGCGAAATCGTCAAACTCGTTGCATGACAGGATTGAGGGCAACGATCGCGATCGATAATAAGGAAAACTCTAATTCGCTGACGGATGTAATTGACCGACGGATGCAATTTGTTCAGTTGTTCTCAATGCAAAAACTTGTTGCAGCCTGAGCCTGAAAACCTGGGTGCCGAGAGATGTCTAGAACGCTTTTCTAGAACGCTATTCGGTTGCGGTTATTGTTGAGAAGTCACCTAGGTCAACGGGCAATCCTAATAAATAGGCGACAAAGTGGCGACAAAGTAATGAGGCAACTTTGTGATTAGGCGACAAGGTGACTAGGCGACTTCCACTCGACCGCTTCCACGATGGGCGATTTCTACCCGACCACTGCCGCGATAACCGGGAGCTTCAATGCGTCCACTGCCACGATGGGCAATTTCTACCCGACCACTGCCCCGATAACTGGGAGGGTCAACACGACCACTACCCCGATGGGCGACTTCTACCCGACCGCTCCCACGATAACCGGGAGCTTCGATGCGTCCACTGCCACGATAGGCGACGTTTTCTACCCGACCGCTTCCACGATAGGCAAGAATGTTGTTAGAATCTGAGATCTCTACAGCAGTCATTGTCCCGGTCAGCACAGTTGCAGTGATTAGAAGGACACCGGTTAGTCCGAGCAAGAATTGAGAGCGCATAAGCTTGGTCTATCTTGGTATGTATCTAATCACTCATACAAAGTCTCCGTAGACAGATCAGGAAAAGATTGTAGAAATGATGAATAATTTCTGCTTCGATCGTCCTTGAGATTTAGTTTATATTTTTATTTTTGCAGAGAAGTGTCTCTAAAGTTACATTGCTGGTTCGATCTCTCGTACCCGAATCCATTGCCCAGCAAGGTTTTTGTTGCCCCAGACTTGCAGGGATTGGCCTGAGACCCATTGAGTCAAGAGAATGTTAACTTCCGGGAGCAGTGTGACGAGTTGATAATCGTGATCTCCGACTTGTAGATGGTAGGTGTGGGCTCCGCTCTGCGTGAAAATACCGACCCAGGACTCACATTTGCCACGATCGAGGGGTAAGGGCTTGGCCGG of Alkalinema sp. FACHB-956 contains these proteins:
- a CDS encoding GDSL-type esterase/lipase family protein; amino-acid sequence: MSDLCLLAISLSQAPGQRTDRPIVPPSSHLQASRPASRSTSPKKVVAQPRVQQELAPQPEFSRSPDVPMKSPAALPSKATPNQPAGAKLKTLPLKTASRQPAGSKTTSPKIAIATTTQARLSPRSGIQLYHQRLTSLRHGRLYTRLPVDSFYDVWRSAQGQPTYQQWRRLLALEARAVSRRQTPRQQTPRQQTPRQQNTRRVMVMVGDSLSQWYPSDYLPSQDIWLNQGISGDTTRGILQRLDDFSTARPDRIYVMAGVNDVKRGASDREILQNLSKIITRLQRHHPQAEIIVQSILPTRSPMIPNDRIEVLNQHLAQLTAQQGVAFLDLYSQFVDRDGYLQQRLSTDGIHLNLQGYQVWQTALSQAEPAIVSLSSPISNPARKPPAKG
- a CDS encoding class I SAM-dependent methyltransferase, yielding MQDDLLQREQQFHDQWASTIDVDGIRVADYFEACTAPENRFILKHLGDVRGKLLLDLGCGAGENSVYFANLGARCVASDYSPGMVEVALKLAEKNGVQVEGRVINAMAIDYPDNTFDIVYAANLLHHIPDPLQTIREVHRVLKPGGKMCFWDPLRHNPVINVYRKIATEVRTEDEMPLHINIVREVRQLFSTTKFDTFWIATLWIFLQFYLIEKVNPNQERYWKKIIIEQDRLKPTYSFLERLDRFIKKLPLMKRMAWNIAVVATK
- the hetR gene encoding heterocyst differentiation master regulator HetR, which gives rise to MTKDLDLIKLLSPSAMDQIMLYLAFSAMRTGGHRHGAFLDAAATAAKCAIYMTYLEQDGNLRMTGHLHHIEPKRVKAIVEEVGQALTEGKLLKMLGSQEPRYLIQLPYVWMENFPWQPGRSRISSSSLTSDEKKHLEQKLPPHLPDAQLINSFQFLELIEYLHSRSQEELPREQRMPLSEALAEHIKRRLLYSGTVTRIESPWGMPFYALTRASYSPDDEEERTYVMVEDTARFFRLLKGWADRQPRYMRVLEALDIPPEKVDRALEELDEIIRQWADRYHQDGGNPFIVQMALGIRED
- a CDS encoding carbohydrate ABC transporter permease translates to MPKLPWKTIATYLLLSTIALLMLIPLIWLISTALKSPTEDLFQFPPQFIPQQPTLSNFIKAWNVDPNTPFSRYFVNSIIVSVLTVGLNLLFCSLAAYPLARLTFKGQKEIFAAIVATILIPFQIVMIPLFVLSNQLHLQNTYLGIIFPSIASAFGIFLLRQAFQGVPKELEEAARMDGCSELGIWWNVMLPSVRPALTTLAIFVFIGAWGDFLWPLIITDRPEMATLPLGVAKLNGLTDSDFRLIAAGSVLSIAPILAFFLVMQKYIVPTDAGSGVKG
- a CDS encoding 2-isopropylmalate synthase encodes the protein MKFSPNVDRIIIFDTTLRDGEQSPGATMNVDEKLAIARQLARLGVDVIEAGFAFASPGDFEAVNKIAQAIGTEDGPVICSLARATQGDIKAAAEAIAPACHRRIHTFIATSDIHLQYKLRKTRQEVLEIAPEMVAYAKSFVDDVEFSPEDAGRSDPEFLYPVLEAVIDAGATTINIPDTVGYTTPAEFGALIKGIKENVRNIDRAIISVHGHNDLGLAVANFLEAVKNGARQLECTINGIGERAGNAALEELVMALHVRRQYFNPFLGRPVDSEASLTNINTREIYKTSRLVSNTTGMFVQPNKAIVGANAFAHESGIHQDGVLKNKLTYEIMDAQLIGLTDNQIVLGKHSGRNAFRTRLSELGYELADQELNKAFVRFKELADKKKEITDWDLESIVNDETQQPPEMFRLEMVQVSCGSNAQPTATVKVRNPDGTELMDAATGTGPVDAVYKAINRVVNVPNQLIEFSVQSVTAGIDAIGEVTIRLKYEDRIFSGRSANTDIIVASAQAYMNALNRLYSVLQTGDMHKTNAQREAGLEAASV